The proteins below are encoded in one region of Clostridium fermenticellae:
- a CDS encoding TIM barrel protein, translated as MDKLLFGISGLPHGNGTQKFNYSSGIEYLKSLNLDAMELPFVRSVNVTDKNKESILETKIKNNFYLSAHGSYYVNLNADEDEKQNKSLERIIKCANGLSKINGRSLVFHPGFYLKDSKEEAYSTIKSNLLKLPHDTIDYRLETTGKASQFGSLEELVSLCREIPSCKLCIDFSHIHARYNGSLKSYDDFAKILQYVKSNLGEDALKDMHIHMSGIRYSAKGERNHLPLKESDFNYIDCLRAFKDFDIKGCIICESPILEDDALLLKETYENL; from the coding sequence ATGGACAAATTATTATTTGGCATTTCAGGACTTCCTCATGGAAACGGAACTCAAAAGTTTAATTACTCATCAGGAATAGAATATTTAAAATCCTTAAATCTTGACGCAATGGAACTTCCTTTTGTGCGTTCCGTAAATGTAACAGATAAAAATAAAGAAAGTATACTAGAAACTAAAATTAAAAATAACTTTTACCTTTCAGCTCATGGTTCTTACTATGTGAATTTAAATGCTGATGAAGATGAAAAACAAAATAAATCGCTTGAAAGAATCATAAAATGTGCTAATGGCCTATCAAAAATAAATGGAAGAAGTCTTGTATTTCATCCAGGCTTTTATCTAAAGGACTCCAAGGAGGAAGCTTATAGTACAATAAAATCCAACTTGCTTAAGCTTCCACATGATACTATAGATTATAGACTCGAGACTACAGGTAAAGCCTCTCAATTCGGAAGCTTAGAAGAATTAGTATCACTCTGCAGAGAAATTCCTTCATGCAAACTTTGCATCGACTTTTCTCACATACATGCAAGATATAATGGTTCCCTTAAAAGTTATGATGATTTTGCAAAAATATTACAATATGTAAAATCAAATTTGGGAGAAGATGCACTCAAGGATATGCATATACATATGTCAGGCATAAGGTATAGTGCTAAAGGAGAACGAAATCATCTACCACTTAAGGAAAGTGACTTTAATTACATAGATTGCTTACGTGCATTTAAAGATTTTGACATAAAAGGATGTATAATATGCGAAAGTCCTATACTTGAAGATGACGCTCTTCTCCTAAAAGAAACATATGAAAATTTATAA
- the tsf gene encoding translation elongation factor Ts — translation MITAQMVKELRERTGAGMMNCKKALNEANGDTEKAVEILREKGLAAAAKKAGRVASEGIVKTYLSDDCKKASIVEVNCETDFVAVNEDFTGFVDIVSKKAASTSTQTVEEFVEEKYDDTTTIKDALTALIAKLGENMNVRRFKALSVENGVIQAYVHGGGRIGVLVKLECEKQSDLLKEVAKDVAMQVAATNPLFLDKDSVDKNVLEKEKEIYKVQALNEGKPEKIVEKMVMGRIQKYYKENCLVSQIWVKDSDFTIEKYLQVKSKEIGAPIKIASFVRFEKGEGIEKKEENFAEEVQKQMQGK, via the coding sequence ATGATAACTGCACAAATGGTTAAAGAATTAAGAGAAAGAACCGGCGCAGGAATGATGAACTGCAAAAAAGCATTAAATGAAGCAAATGGTGATACAGAAAAAGCTGTTGAGATATTAAGAGAAAAAGGATTGGCAGCTGCAGCTAAGAAGGCTGGAAGAGTGGCATCTGAAGGAATAGTAAAAACTTATTTATCAGATGATTGTAAAAAGGCATCAATAGTGGAAGTTAATTGTGAAACTGATTTCGTTGCAGTAAATGAAGATTTTACTGGATTTGTTGATATTGTTTCGAAAAAAGCAGCTTCTACAAGTACTCAGACAGTAGAAGAATTTGTTGAGGAAAAATATGATGATACTACTACAATAAAAGATGCCTTGACTGCTTTAATTGCAAAGCTTGGAGAGAACATGAATGTTAGAAGATTTAAAGCTCTTTCAGTAGAAAATGGTGTAATTCAGGCTTATGTTCATGGTGGAGGAAGAATAGGTGTTCTTGTTAAACTTGAATGTGAAAAACAGAGTGATTTATTAAAAGAAGTTGCAAAAGATGTTGCTATGCAGGTTGCTGCAACTAATCCGCTATTCTTAGATAAGGATTCAGTAGATAAAAATGTACTAGAAAAAGAAAAAGAAATATATAAAGTTCAAGCTTTAAATGAGGGAAAACCTGAAAAAATTGTTGAAAAAATGGTAATGGGAAGAATTCAGAAGTATTACAAAGAGAATTGTTTAGTTAGCCAAATTTGGGTTAAGGATTCAGATTTTACCATTGAAAAATATCTTCAGGTAAAATCAAAAGAAATTGGAGCACCAATAAAAATTGCAAGTTTCGTGAGATTTGAAAAAGGTGAAGGAATAGAAAAGAAGGAAGAAAACTTTGCTGAAGAAGTTCAAAAACAAATGCAGGGTAAATAA
- the topA gene encoding type I DNA topoisomerase — MGQKLIIVESPAKAKTIGKYLGKNYTVQASMGHVRDLPKSQLGVDIDNEYNPKYITIRGKGELLDKIRKEAKKSDKIYLATDPDREGEAISWHLSHVLKLDEDQDCRIEFHEVTKDAVKNAIKNPRKIKLDLVNAQQARRVLDRLVGYKISPILWNKVRWGLSAGRVQSVALKMICDREKEIKGFIPKEYWTIECELHKEKMKKAFKVKLTTFNKKKIEIKSKEETDKIIKELENGEFIVKSIKKSIKTRNPLPPFTTSTLQQDAYKKLSFSTKRTMSVAQQLYEGIDVKGYGTVGLITYMRTDSVRIALEAQNSCKDFIEEKFGREYTVEKFRNFKGKKNIQDAHEAIRPTNVQITPEIAKENLKPEQYKLYSLIWNRFVASQMAECTINAISVDIYNEKYGLKANASSIKFDGFMKVYDYTTDDEGNNTNFPTLEEGEKLVRKSIEGKQHFTQPPARYSEASLVKTLEENGIGRPSTYAPIISTLLARKYVERLKKTLEPTELGEIVNNIVSEYFKQIVDIEFTAEMEKKLDDVEEGKEKWNKVVDEFYSPLKEAIDVAEKEIAKVTIEDKVTDIKCEKCGRNMVIKHGRFGEFLACPGYPECKNTKPIVQELDVKCPKCGGKVLVKKSKKGRKFYGCSNYPECDFISWFEPTLTKCSVCGSYMVKKYSKAKGNYLQCSNDECKNIQQVEDKN; from the coding sequence ATGGGACAGAAATTAATTATAGTTGAATCACCAGCGAAAGCCAAAACCATAGGAAAATATTTAGGTAAAAATTATACGGTTCAAGCATCTATGGGACATGTAAGGGATCTACCCAAGAGTCAATTGGGAGTTGATATAGATAATGAGTACAATCCTAAGTATATAACGATAAGAGGAAAGGGAGAACTTCTTGATAAAATAAGAAAAGAAGCAAAAAAAAGTGATAAGATCTACCTTGCTACTGACCCTGATAGAGAAGGGGAGGCTATTTCGTGGCATTTATCTCATGTACTTAAATTGGATGAAGATCAGGATTGCAGGATAGAATTTCATGAGGTAACAAAAGATGCTGTTAAAAACGCTATAAAAAACCCACGCAAGATAAAGCTGGATTTGGTCAATGCCCAACAGGCCAGAAGAGTACTTGATAGGTTGGTTGGTTATAAGATAAGTCCTATACTATGGAATAAGGTAAGATGGGGATTAAGTGCGGGTAGAGTACAATCTGTAGCTTTAAAAATGATATGTGACAGAGAAAAGGAAATAAAAGGATTTATACCCAAAGAATATTGGACAATAGAGTGTGAGCTTCATAAGGAAAAGATGAAAAAAGCATTTAAAGTTAAACTTACGACATTTAATAAAAAGAAAATAGAAATAAAGAGCAAAGAGGAGACTGACAAAATAATAAAAGAACTAGAAAATGGAGAGTTTATTGTAAAATCGATAAAAAAGTCAATAAAGACCAGGAATCCGCTTCCTCCATTTACAACTAGTACGCTTCAACAGGATGCATATAAAAAATTGAGTTTTTCAACTAAGAGAACTATGTCAGTTGCTCAGCAATTATACGAAGGCATTGATGTTAAAGGGTATGGGACAGTTGGACTTATAACCTATATGAGAACAGATTCTGTGAGAATAGCACTTGAAGCACAAAATTCGTGTAAGGATTTTATAGAGGAGAAATTCGGAAGAGAATATACTGTAGAGAAATTTAGAAACTTTAAGGGTAAAAAAAATATACAAGATGCCCATGAAGCTATAAGACCAACTAATGTTCAGATTACACCTGAAATAGCTAAGGAAAATTTAAAACCAGAACAGTACAAATTATATTCGCTTATATGGAATAGATTTGTTGCAAGTCAAATGGCAGAGTGCACGATTAATGCTATATCCGTAGATATATATAATGAGAAATATGGACTTAAGGCAAATGCTTCAAGTATAAAGTTTGATGGTTTTATGAAGGTATATGATTATACAACTGATGATGAAGGGAACAATACAAATTTTCCGACTTTGGAAGAAGGAGAGAAATTAGTTAGAAAATCTATAGAAGGAAAACAGCACTTCACACAGCCACCTGCTAGATATTCTGAAGCTAGCCTTGTAAAAACACTCGAAGAGAATGGAATAGGAAGGCCGAGTACGTATGCTCCAATAATATCAACACTTCTTGCCCGAAAGTATGTTGAAAGATTAAAAAAGACATTAGAGCCAACCGAATTGGGTGAAATAGTAAATAATATAGTAAGCGAATATTTTAAGCAGATAGTCGATATAGAATTTACCGCAGAAATGGAGAAAAAACTTGATGATGTAGAAGAGGGTAAAGAAAAATGGAATAAGGTAGTTGATGAGTTTTATAGTCCGCTTAAAGAGGCTATTGATGTTGCGGAAAAGGAAATTGCGAAGGTGACAATAGAGGATAAAGTAACGGATATAAAATGTGAGAAATGCGGAAGAAATATGGTTATAAAACATGGCAGATTTGGAGAATTTCTTGCGTGTCCTGGATATCCTGAATGTAAAAATACCAAACCTATAGTTCAAGAATTAGATGTAAAATGTCCTAAGTGTGGAGGAAAGGTTTTAGTTAAAAAAAGTAAAAAAGGCAGAAAATTTTATGGCTGCAGTAACTATCCTGAGTGTGATTTTATAAGTTGGTTTGAACCTACTTTAACCAAGTGTTCTGTATGTGGAAGTTATATGGTTAAAAAATATAGCAAGGCTAAAGGCAATTATTTGCAATGCTCTAATGATGAATGCAAAAATATACAACAAGTAGAAGATAAAAATTAA
- the frr gene encoding ribosome recycling factor — protein sequence MIKDILNVANEKMVKTTVVLKKELASLKAGRANPAILDKIEVEYYGTVTPISQLANISVPEPRILAIQPWDKNSIKDIEKAILKSDLGINPNNDGEMIRLIIPELTEETRKDLVKNIKKDGEECKVAIRSIRRDCNDKIKSLKKQGDISEDEIKKGEEEIQRKTDSFIKEVDKLVENKEKEIMAI from the coding sequence ATGATTAAAGATATTTTAAATGTGGCAAATGAAAAAATGGTTAAAACTACTGTAGTTTTGAAAAAAGAACTGGCATCATTAAAGGCAGGCAGAGCCAATCCGGCAATACTAGATAAAATAGAAGTTGAATATTATGGTACTGTTACACCTATATCACAATTAGCTAATATATCAGTTCCAGAACCTAGAATTCTTGCCATACAACCCTGGGATAAAAATTCTATTAAGGATATAGAAAAAGCTATTTTAAAATCAGATTTAGGTATAAATCCTAACAATGATGGTGAAATGATAAGGTTAATAATACCTGAACTAACAGAAGAAACGAGGAAAGATCTAGTTAAAAATATAAAAAAAGATGGGGAAGAATGTAAGGTCGCTATAAGAAGTATAAGAAGAGATTGCAATGATAAGATAAAATCGTTAAAAAAGCAGGGAGATATTTCCGAGGATGAAATAAAAAAAGGTGAAGAAGAGATACAAAGGAAGACAGATTCGTTTATAAAGGAAGTAGACAAATTAGTTGAAAATAAAGAAAAGGAAATTATGGCAATATAA
- the codY gene encoding GTP-sensing pleiotropic transcriptional regulator CodY: MKSLLDKTRMLNKILQKSGTEPVVFNDICNLLSDVLNCNVYIISRKGKVLGYNFSTGFECDVVKNRVISEMRFPEEYNSKLLNVHETLSNLPNNGMCVFEDDESCKVDNKLTTIVPINGNRERLGTLLLARFDEEFTDDDLVLGEYSATIIGLEILRAKHDEIEEDARKKAVVQLAIGTLSYSELEAVEHIFDELDGNEGLLVASKIADKVGITRSVIVNALRKFESAGVIESRSLGMKGTHIKILNEKLLDELKKIK; this comes from the coding sequence ATGAAGTCTTTATTAGACAAAACTAGAATGTTAAATAAGATATTACAGAAGTCGGGCACCGAACCAGTTGTTTTTAATGATATATGTAATTTATTAAGCGACGTATTAAACTGTAATGTTTATATTATAAGCAGGAAAGGGAAGGTACTTGGATATAATTTTTCAACAGGATTTGAATGTGATGTTGTGAAAAATAGAGTTATAAGTGAAATGAGATTTCCTGAAGAATATAATTCTAAGTTATTAAATGTTCATGAGACATTATCTAATTTACCTAATAATGGTATGTGTGTCTTTGAAGATGATGAATCTTGTAAAGTTGATAACAAATTAACAACTATAGTACCTATAAACGGAAATAGAGAAAGATTAGGCACTCTTTTGCTTGCAAGGTTTGATGAAGAATTTACAGATGATGATTTAGTTCTGGGAGAGTATAGCGCTACAATAATAGGATTAGAAATATTAAGGGCAAAACATGATGAAATAGAGGAAGATGCAAGAAAAAAAGCTGTGGTTCAGCTTGCAATAGGCACGCTTTCTTATTCAGAATTAGAAGCAGTTGAGCACATTTTTGATGAGCTGGATGGAAATGAAGGTTTGCTAGTTGCTTCTAAAATAGCGGATAAGGTTGGAATCACGAGATCTGTTATTGTAAATGCACTTAGGAAATTTGAGAGTGCCGGAGTTATTGAATCAAGATCATTAGGAATGAAAGGAACTCATATAAAGATACTAAATGAAAAGTTATTGGATGAATTAAAAAAGATAAAATAA
- a CDS encoding YraN family protein — translation MHSFNKDIGSLGEDIAENYLRQIGYTILQRNFRCRIGEIDLIGKDGDYICFIEVKTRYGSLFGNPCESVTYSKQRKIYKTAELYIMKKKLFKFNFRFDVIEIILSNDTNTPSVKLIKDAFQL, via the coding sequence ATGCATTCTTTTAACAAGGATATAGGTTCCCTGGGCGAAGATATTGCTGAAAATTATTTAAGACAAATTGGATACACAATTCTTCAAAGAAATTTCAGATGCAGGATAGGTGAAATAGATTTAATTGGTAAGGATGGAGACTATATATGTTTTATTGAAGTCAAAACAAGATATGGTTCATTATTTGGTAACCCGTGTGAATCTGTAACCTATTCAAAGCAGCGAAAAATATATAAAACAGCTGAACTATATATAATGAAGAAAAAACTTTTCAAATTTAACTTTAGATTTGATGTTATTGAAATAATTCTCTCAAATGACACTAATACTCCTTCTGTAAAATTGATCAAGGATGCATTCCAACTATAA
- a CDS encoding YifB family Mg chelatase-like AAA ATPase, translating to MAVKIITAAVRGIDGFMISVEIDIERGLPCFNIVGLAEASVRESKERVRAAIINSGFEFPVARIIVNLAPADVRKDGSQFDLPIAIGILTATNQIVFTDTEEFVIMGELSLFGELKGIKGVLPITIEAIKNNINSFLLPYENANECSAVKGSKAYYFNDLKQVAGYISYRDLVPYEYSENYDCIRSNLDFEDVIGQESCKRAVEVAAAGNHNILMVGAPGSGKTMIAERIPSILPELTYEESLEVTKIYSILGKLDCSNGLIKNRPFRNPHHNTTVTSIIGGGNLMPGEVSLSHNGVLFLDEVLEFKSKVLEALRQPLEEKKIRISRLSGNVEYPANFMAVFSTNPCPCGFYKSSRPCTCSDYERKRYINKLSGPIIDRIDLFTFVNPISYNEIQSKTKNENSSCIRNRVEMARKIQKERFKNYGIHCNSEMNTRLIKKYCKLSRGCSDIMATIYNKFNLSTRAYSRILKVSRTIADLEGSKNIEKKHIVESLQYRRFLNEEII from the coding sequence ATGGCAGTTAAAATTATAACTGCTGCAGTTAGAGGTATAGATGGATTTATGATAAGTGTCGAGATTGATATAGAAAGGGGACTCCCGTGTTTTAATATTGTAGGACTTGCAGAAGCTTCAGTTAGGGAATCAAAGGAAAGAGTTAGAGCTGCAATAATAAATTCTGGATTTGAATTTCCTGTAGCAAGAATAATAGTAAATCTAGCTCCAGCTGATGTTAGAAAAGATGGTTCACAGTTTGATTTGCCTATAGCTATAGGAATACTTACTGCAACAAATCAGATTGTTTTTACTGATACAGAAGAATTTGTAATAATGGGTGAACTTTCATTGTTTGGCGAATTGAAGGGAATAAAGGGCGTTCTTCCGATTACTATCGAGGCGATTAAAAATAATATAAATAGTTTTTTATTACCATATGAAAATGCAAACGAGTGCTCAGCTGTAAAAGGAAGCAAAGCATATTATTTTAATGATTTAAAACAGGTTGCAGGGTATATATCATATAGGGATTTAGTGCCATACGAATATAGTGAAAATTACGATTGCATTAGATCAAATTTAGATTTTGAGGATGTTATAGGACAGGAGAGTTGCAAAAGGGCTGTGGAAGTTGCGGCAGCTGGTAATCATAATATATTAATGGTTGGAGCACCTGGATCCGGTAAGACAATGATTGCAGAAAGAATACCATCTATATTGCCAGAGCTTACCTATGAGGAATCATTAGAAGTAACTAAAATTTATAGCATATTAGGTAAACTTGATTGCAGCAACGGTCTAATAAAAAATAGGCCATTTAGAAATCCGCATCATAATACTACGGTTACTTCAATTATAGGAGGTGGAAATCTTATGCCCGGGGAAGTATCGCTTTCTCATAATGGAGTTCTATTTTTGGATGAAGTATTAGAATTTAAAAGTAAAGTGTTAGAAGCATTAAGACAGCCATTGGAAGAAAAGAAGATAAGAATATCCAGGCTTTCTGGTAATGTCGAATATCCAGCTAATTTTATGGCAGTATTTTCTACAAATCCATGTCCGTGTGGTTTTTATAAGTCATCAAGGCCGTGTACTTGCAGCGATTACGAAAGAAAGAGATATATAAATAAGTTGTCTGGACCTATAATAGATAGGATTGATTTATTTACTTTTGTGAATCCAATTTCATATAATGAAATACAAAGTAAAACTAAAAATGAAAATTCATCTTGCATAAGAAACAGAGTTGAGATGGCAAGGAAGATTCAGAAAGAAAGGTTTAAAAATTATGGCATACATTGCAATTCTGAAATGAATACAAGACTTATAAAAAAATATTGTAAATTAAGCAGAGGGTGTTCAGATATTATGGCTACAATATATAATAAATTTAACTTGAGTACAAGGGCGTATAGCAGGATATTAAAGGTTTCCAGAACAATAGCTGATCTAGAAGGATCAAAAAATATAGAAAAAAAACATATAGTAGAATCGCTTCAGTACAGAAGGTTTTTAAATGAGGAGATTATATAA
- the dprA gene encoding DNA-processing protein DprA, with amino-acid sequence MSIYDLWFSSIKLSNKSKIKLLSSFNSIYDIWSYVLYSNDNSLIDEKVKKYIKKFWDRSKLEDIYKECINKNIRTVSLYDKDYPCNLKNICDYPSILFYKGNIKKLSQNVNVAIVGSRNYTVYGKNIAEAISRELAQNGVNIVSGMARGIDTFSHTGSLAQNGFTCAVLGCGIDVIYPRENRKLYDSICEKGCVISEFMPGTRPFSYNFPVRNRIISGLSSLVIVIEAGEKSGSLITAGLALDQGRDVMSVPGSIFKNQSKGTNKLIREGSYVFTEIKDVFEVLGLNYKNEVKCKKVLDMSNEIERRIYNVLSDEPMHIDDIFRRTNIDIKQLYEVLFELQLRNWVICISGNYFARIEKTS; translated from the coding sequence ATGAGTATATACGATTTGTGGTTTAGTTCAATAAAGTTGTCGAATAAATCTAAAATAAAATTGTTAAGTAGTTTCAATAGTATTTATGATATATGGAGTTATGTATTGTACAGCAATGATAATTCATTAATAGATGAAAAAGTAAAGAAATACATTAAAAAGTTTTGGGACAGATCAAAACTTGAAGATATTTATAAGGAATGCATTAATAAGAATATAAGAACTGTAAGCTTATATGATAAAGACTATCCATGTAATTTGAAGAATATATGTGATTATCCATCAATATTGTTTTATAAGGGAAATATAAAAAAACTCAGTCAAAATGTGAATGTTGCCATTGTGGGATCAAGAAATTACACTGTATATGGTAAAAATATTGCGGAAGCAATAAGCAGAGAACTTGCCCAAAATGGAGTAAATATAGTTAGTGGAATGGCGAGGGGAATAGATACATTTTCACATACAGGGAGTCTTGCTCAGAATGGATTTACTTGTGCAGTATTAGGATGTGGAATAGATGTAATATACCCAAGGGAGAATAGAAAATTATATGATTCAATATGTGAGAAAGGTTGTGTTATTTCAGAATTTATGCCTGGAACTAGACCATTTTCATATAACTTTCCAGTTAGAAATAGAATAATAAGTGGACTCAGCAGCCTTGTAATTGTAATCGAGGCCGGGGAGAAAAGTGGATCTCTTATAACTGCTGGGTTAGCATTAGATCAGGGAAGAGATGTTATGAGTGTTCCTGGCTCAATTTTCAAAAATCAAAGTAAGGGAACGAATAAACTTATAAGAGAAGGGTCTTATGTATTCACAGAGATTAAAGATGTTTTTGAAGTTTTGGGCTTAAATTACAAGAATGAAGTCAAATGTAAAAAAGTTTTAGATATGTCTAATGAAATAGAAAGAAGAATATATAATGTGTTGAGTGATGAACCAATGCATATAGATGATATATTTAGAAGAACTAATATTGACATAAAACAATTATATGAGGTATTATTTGAATTGCAACTTAGAAACTGGGTAATATGTATTTCAGGAAACTACTTTGCAAGGATAGAAAAAACCTCTTAA
- the pyrH gene encoding UMP kinase, translated as MCKPKYKRVMLKLSGEALSGEKGFGIDFDISNKIAKQIKALVDMGVEVGTVVGGGNIWRGRNGKEMDRTTADYMGMLATCINALALQDSLENIGVNTRVQTAIEMREIAEPFIRRRAMRHLEKDRVVIFAAGTGNPYFSTDTTAALRAAEIEANVILLAKKVDGVYDKDPHKYEDAKKFNKLSYIEVLDKGLQVMDSTATSLCMDNDIPILVFGLDTPENIIKAVTGENIGTIVSK; from the coding sequence ATGTGTAAACCTAAATATAAGAGAGTTATGTTGAAACTTTCAGGAGAAGCTTTGTCAGGAGAAAAAGGATTTGGGATAGATTTTGATATAAGTAATAAAATAGCAAAGCAAATAAAAGCTCTTGTAGATATGGGTGTTGAAGTGGGAACTGTTGTAGGTGGCGGAAATATTTGGAGAGGCAGAAATGGAAAAGAAATGGACAGAACTACTGCTGATTATATGGGTATGCTTGCAACTTGTATAAATGCCTTAGCTCTTCAAGATTCTCTTGAAAATATAGGAGTTAACACTAGAGTTCAAACTGCAATAGAAATGAGGGAAATAGCTGAGCCTTTTATAAGGAGAAGAGCTATGAGACATCTTGAGAAAGATAGAGTTGTAATATTTGCAGCAGGTACAGGAAATCCTTATTTTTCAACAGATACTACTGCAGCATTAAGAGCTGCTGAGATTGAAGCAAATGTTATACTTCTTGCAAAAAAAGTAGATGGTGTTTATGATAAAGATCCTCACAAATATGAGGATGCTAAAAAGTTTAACAAATTGAGTTACATAGAAGTTTTAGATAAGGGTTTACAGGTTATGGATTCTACAGCAACTTCATTATGTATGGATAATGATATACCTATATTAGTATTTGGATTAGATACTCCTGAAAATATAATAAAAGCCGTAACTGGAGAGAACATTGGTACAATTGTTTCTAAATAG
- the rpsB gene encoding 30S ribosomal protein S2, translated as MSVISMKQLLEAGVHFGHQTRRWNPKMAPYIFTERNGIYIIDLQKTVKKVEEAYDFIKSTAEEGKDILFVGTKKQAQEAIKEEALRSGMHYVNNRWLGGMMTNFVTIKARIKKLEELEKMEEDGTFEVLPKKEVIKLRNEKEKLERNLGGIKKMDANNIGALFVVDPRKERNAISEAKISGIPVVAIVDTNCDPDEVDYVIPGNDDAIRAVKLITSKIADAVVEGKQGEELAE; from the coding sequence ATGTCAGTTATTTCAATGAAACAATTATTAGAAGCAGGTGTTCATTTTGGACATCAAACAAGAAGATGGAATCCTAAAATGGCTCCATACATATTCACAGAAAGAAATGGGATCTATATTATAGATCTACAAAAGACAGTTAAAAAGGTAGAAGAAGCTTATGACTTCATAAAAAGTACTGCCGAAGAAGGAAAAGATATACTATTTGTAGGAACTAAAAAACAGGCACAGGAAGCTATCAAAGAAGAAGCATTGAGAAGTGGAATGCACTATGTTAACAATAGATGGCTTGGTGGAATGATGACTAACTTTGTTACCATAAAGGCTAGAATTAAAAAATTAGAAGAACTTGAAAAAATGGAAGAAGACGGAACATTTGAAGTTCTTCCTAAAAAAGAAGTTATAAAGCTTAGAAATGAAAAGGAAAAATTAGAAAGAAACTTAGGCGGAATAAAGAAAATGGATGCTAACAATATTGGAGCACTTTTCGTAGTTGATCCAAGAAAAGAAAGAAATGCTATATCTGAGGCTAAGATTTCAGGAATACCAGTAGTAGCTATTGTTGATACAAATTGTGATCCAGATGAAGTTGATTATGTAATCCCGGGAAATGATGATGCAATAAGAGCTGTAAAATTGATAACATCAAAGATTGCAGATGCAGTAGTAGAGGGAAAACAAGGAGAAGAGTTAGCAGAATAG
- a CDS encoding isoprenyl transferase, which produces MFKFLDKQDEGFKVDNIKLDMNNIPKHIAIIMDGNGRWAKKRKLPRAMGHKAGVEAVREIVKECSKLNVEYLTLYVFSTENWKRPQEEVTTLMNILAKYLKSEFKELDSNNVKINHIGDMSKLPDICQTELTDACEKTKTNTGLTLNLAINYGGRNEIVHAFKNIVSDIKDGIINESDIDEKLISNYLYTKNIPDPDIIIRPSGEQRLSNFLLWQCAYSEFWYSNINWPDFKKVDLHRAIYDYQNRDRRFGGIK; this is translated from the coding sequence ATGTTTAAGTTTTTAGATAAACAAGATGAAGGATTTAAAGTAGATAATATAAAACTTGATATGAATAATATACCAAAACATATAGCAATAATAATGGATGGAAATGGAAGATGGGCGAAAAAGAGAAAATTGCCAAGGGCCATGGGACATAAGGCTGGTGTAGAAGCTGTAAGAGAAATAGTTAAGGAATGCAGCAAGTTAAATGTAGAATATTTAACTTTATACGTTTTCTCAACTGAAAATTGGAAAAGACCTCAAGAAGAGGTTACAACACTAATGAACATTCTTGCAAAATATTTAAAGAGCGAATTTAAGGAACTAGACTCAAATAATGTTAAGATAAATCATATAGGTGATATGTCTAAATTGCCAGATATTTGTCAAACAGAATTAACAGATGCCTGTGAGAAAACTAAAACTAATACTGGACTAACTTTAAACCTTGCTATAAATTATGGCGGAAGAAATGAGATTGTTCACGCATTTAAAAACATAGTCTCTGATATAAAAGATGGCATAATTAATGAAAGTGATATAGATGAAAAATTAATAAGTAATTATCTTTACACTAAAAATATACCTGATCCAGATATAATAATAAGGCCAAGTGGAGAACAACGATTAAGTAATTTTTTACTTTGGCAGTGTGCTTATTCAGAATTTTGGTATTCGAATATAAACTGGCCAGATTTTAAAAAAGTTGACCTCCATAGAGCTATATATGATTATCAAAATAGGGATAGAAGATTTGGAGGAATAAAATAA